A stretch of Sulfurovum zhangzhouensis DNA encodes these proteins:
- the mobA gene encoding molybdenum cofactor guanylyltransferase MobA, which produces MYKMSVIIFAGGKSSRMGKDKSQLAFAGYSSLSEYQYHRLGTLFEKVYLSAKSDKFEFGCEVIADNYEVHSPLAALISVFEKLDVPEVFILSVDAPFVDEHVIDTLMNEERKEYDIVIAESPNGLEPLCGIYRRSILPEATKMLKSDNHRLTTLLENVETKKVRFTDKEPFLNLNHPEEYQEALRRLL; this is translated from the coding sequence ATGTATAAGATGTCTGTGATTATCTTTGCCGGCGGCAAAAGTTCACGTATGGGAAAAGATAAATCACAACTTGCATTTGCAGGCTACTCTTCACTCAGCGAGTATCAATACCATCGCCTGGGTACACTCTTTGAAAAGGTCTATCTCTCGGCAAAGTCTGATAAATTTGAATTCGGATGCGAGGTGATCGCAGACAACTATGAAGTACATTCACCCCTTGCAGCACTCATCTCCGTGTTTGAAAAGCTGGATGTCCCCGAAGTGTTCATACTCAGTGTGGATGCGCCGTTTGTCGATGAACATGTGATTGACACATTGATGAATGAAGAGAGAAAAGAGTATGACATTGTCATAGCTGAAAGTCCCAATGGGTTGGAACCTTTATGCGGTATCTACAGACGTTCTATATTGCCTGAGGCGACAAAAATGCTCAAAAGCGATAATCACCGTCTCACCACACTACTTGAAAACGTAGAGACAAAAAAGGTGAGGTTTACCGACAAAGAGCCGTTTTTAAACCTCAACCATCCCGAAGAATATCAAGAGGCCTTACGAAGACTTCTCTAG
- a CDS encoding MFS transporter, which produces MTQTYPIRSLFALLMSAYYFFYFAGVGVYVIFMPKVLTELGYTAFEVGIIYMAAPFMRFLLPFAFRHFLTLTPRIYILSLIFTLIATILFIATAHSFWLYLLANLFFGAAVGVSLPYVETIALSSLQKSDYGKVRLWGSLGFTGIALWLGRVLETPEQAFYYLSSVSFITLFFGAMLIRYDQAPRTSGESDKSFSLSKYWAFWLSAFLMQVGFGGFYNFFTIYETAHGVSLEVTSWMWSFGVLCEIVMLYFQGPLLQRNLLRILQFAMHITALRWMILWLYPDSLTLTFASQSLHAVSFALYHTAAITYVYSLYTQKKLAQQFFLGVAFGLGGSVGAFISGKLYGEHLFLYEAIITLFGAGALYIHQKRRERIEADV; this is translated from the coding sequence ATGACACAAACCTATCCTATCAGAAGCCTCTTTGCACTGCTGATGAGTGCGTATTATTTCTTCTATTTTGCAGGGGTAGGTGTCTATGTCATCTTCATGCCAAAGGTGCTAACAGAGCTTGGATATACTGCCTTTGAAGTTGGGATCATCTACATGGCAGCACCGTTTATGCGCTTTTTGCTTCCTTTTGCCTTTCGTCATTTCTTGACCTTGACCCCTAGGATCTATATCCTTTCACTGATTTTCACACTGATTGCCACAATACTTTTTATTGCAACTGCACACTCCTTTTGGCTCTATTTGCTTGCCAATCTCTTTTTTGGGGCAGCCGTAGGTGTCTCTTTGCCTTATGTCGAGACCATCGCACTCTCTTCTTTACAAAAAAGTGACTACGGAAAAGTACGTCTTTGGGGCTCACTCGGCTTTACAGGTATCGCACTTTGGCTTGGACGCGTGCTGGAGACACCCGAACAGGCATTTTACTACCTCAGTTCGGTAAGCTTTATCACCCTGTTTTTTGGTGCAATGCTTATACGCTACGATCAGGCACCGCGTACTTCAGGCGAATCCGACAAAAGTTTTTCACTCTCCAAATACTGGGCATTCTGGCTTTCGGCTTTCTTGATGCAGGTAGGATTCGGTGGATTTTACAACTTCTTTACTATCTATGAAACCGCACATGGTGTTTCCCTTGAAGTGACCAGCTGGATGTGGAGTTTTGGCGTACTTTGTGAGATCGTGATGCTCTATTTTCAAGGGCCTTTACTTCAGCGTAATCTACTGCGTATTTTACAGTTTGCCATGCATATCACAGCACTACGCTGGATGATCCTTTGGCTCTATCCTGATTCGCTGACCCTTACCTTTGCTTCGCAGTCACTTCATGCCGTAAGCTTCGCACTCTATCATACTGCTGCGATCACCTATGTCTATTCACTCTATACACAAAAGAAACTCGCTCAACAGTTTTTTCTGGGTGTGGCCTTTGGTCTTGGCGGCTCTGTCGGGGCATTCATCTCAGGAAAACTGTACGGGGAACACCTCTTTTTGTATGAAGCGATCATCACACTCTTTGGAGCAGGAGCACTCTACATCCACCAAAAACGCAGAGAGAGGATAGAAGCAGATGTATAA
- a CDS encoding RDD family protein, protein MSTKHKKRFRDIKQKKEHNGPLQADAKSSFSYPYASLGDKIKAFITDSFMLLMPIMYIVFYLVMGGREAFGEHKLIGWIYILVPFVVVQTLFLAKSAQTPGYRAYNLMLIDVSTGEKPSLFIILFRNLCAILSFFSIIGWVMMFFRKDRKTLHDLLSNTAVIHKP, encoded by the coding sequence ATGAGCACTAAACACAAAAAACGATTTAGGGATATCAAACAGAAAAAAGAGCACAACGGGCCATTACAGGCTGATGCAAAGTCTTCTTTCTCCTATCCGTATGCTTCACTCGGTGATAAGATCAAAGCATTTATCACCGATAGCTTTATGCTCTTGATGCCTATTATGTATATCGTCTTCTATCTTGTGATGGGAGGTAGAGAAGCTTTCGGCGAGCATAAGCTTATAGGATGGATCTATATTCTTGTCCCCTTCGTGGTCGTACAGACACTCTTTTTAGCTAAAAGTGCTCAAACTCCAGGTTACAGAGCCTACAATCTTATGCTGATCGATGTGAGTACTGGTGAGAAGCCCTCTCTTTTCATTATTTTATTTAGAAACCTTTGTGCGATACTCTCTTTTTTCTCGATCATCGGATGGGTGATGATGTTCTTTAGAAAAGATAGAAAAACCCTGCATGATCTGCTTAGCAACACGGCCGTGATCCATAAACCATGA
- a CDS encoding TIGR04219 family outer membrane beta-barrel protein — MVRTLLKTAFLSSLFYIPLNADFIGGELSVGVYSHTPKGYAAYDIYGMESKTSIEDTLHWTESQDLFFKAYLEHPLPVISNIKLEYNDLSHQGSGPVSGFTWGDISDFTGDLSNKLDMHAFDVTLYYELIDNWASLDTGLTLRHVYGDIYVKAGNMFMTQEETIDYDTWIPMIYMKGRFDVPTTDITFQAELNAITFSSSTMYDALFTMRYTAVMGLGIEGGYRMMHLDDNELAAGLALDVDFKGPYAAVVWDF; from the coding sequence ATGGTTAGAACCCTTTTAAAAACTGCCTTTTTATCCTCGTTATTCTATATCCCTTTAAATGCAGACTTTATCGGTGGAGAGCTCTCTGTGGGAGTATATAGCCATACACCCAAGGGATATGCGGCCTATGATATTTACGGTATGGAGAGTAAAACCTCTATAGAGGATACACTGCACTGGACAGAGTCACAAGATCTATTCTTCAAAGCTTACCTCGAGCATCCCCTACCTGTCATTTCCAATATAAAGCTCGAATACAACGATCTCTCCCATCAAGGCTCAGGACCGGTCAGCGGCTTTACCTGGGGAGACATCAGTGACTTTACCGGGGACCTTAGCAATAAACTTGATATGCACGCTTTCGATGTAACCTTATATTATGAACTCATCGATAACTGGGCCAGCCTTGATACGGGATTGACGCTGCGACATGTCTATGGAGATATCTATGTAAAAGCCGGCAATATGTTTATGACACAGGAAGAAACGATTGATTACGATACATGGATCCCGATGATCTATATGAAGGGACGTTTTGATGTGCCGACCACTGATATTACATTTCAAGCCGAGCTCAATGCGATCACCTTTTCAAGTTCTACCATGTATGATGCACTCTTCACGATGCGTTATACGGCAGTAATGGGTCTGGGGATCGAAGGTGGCTACCGTATGATGCATCTGGATGATAACGAGCTGGCTGCCGGTCTTGCACTTGATGTAGATTTCAAGGGACCTTACGCAGCCGTGGTATGGGACTTTTAA
- a CDS encoding type II secretion system F family protein: protein MLFKYKGFDNTGKKVKGTVTAASHEEAAQKLRAQNIYYETLAPTQKLSLESFAKREMPGELLSAFAKELSSYLNSGMTVLTAIKLLENQHEGEKKYVSFLNSLKTMIDEGKSLYNALHAQKVYALPEFFLQSLNVAGQSGKMVEVLINMGNFFSAQNKVKKQVGNAMVYPLFIFIVAIGMTGFLISFVVPKIVGIFEDNNQELPPITQFVLGISHFLTEHYIALFVGFLMAITGYKLAYKYFLVFHRLIDRMWLKVPVIGTLIQNHELGRFSYILSLMLESGVSYAHAVKLSTATFGNIVLKELFEAASVKVMEGNKLSNALHITKGFKPKRNFMQSLALGEESSEVAHILNNISKLYTEENEDRLKLLLSLLEPAMMLFIGLIVGVIVAAMLLPIFSMSLAGA from the coding sequence ATGCTTTTTAAGTACAAAGGATTTGATAACACCGGTAAAAAGGTCAAAGGTACAGTGACGGCTGCATCACATGAGGAAGCAGCACAAAAGCTCCGTGCACAAAACATCTATTATGAGACTTTGGCCCCTACACAAAAACTCTCCTTGGAGTCTTTTGCAAAAAGAGAGATGCCCGGTGAACTCCTTAGTGCCTTTGCCAAAGAGCTCTCCTCTTACCTCAACTCGGGCATGACAGTACTCACGGCTATCAAACTGCTGGAAAACCAGCATGAAGGGGAGAAGAAATATGTCTCTTTTCTCAATTCGCTCAAAACAATGATCGACGAGGGGAAATCTCTTTATAATGCACTGCATGCCCAAAAAGTCTATGCATTACCGGAGTTTTTTCTGCAAAGTCTCAATGTAGCAGGACAGAGCGGGAAGATGGTTGAAGTGCTTATCAATATGGGGAATTTCTTCTCCGCACAGAACAAGGTCAAAAAGCAGGTGGGAAATGCCATGGTCTACCCTCTCTTTATCTTCATCGTAGCCATAGGAATGACTGGTTTTCTGATCTCTTTTGTCGTACCCAAGATCGTTGGTATCTTTGAAGACAACAATCAGGAACTTCCGCCTATCACTCAGTTTGTCCTGGGGATCAGTCATTTTTTGACAGAGCACTATATTGCTCTTTTTGTCGGGTTTCTGATGGCAATCACCGGCTATAAACTTGCCTACAAATATTTTCTTGTGTTCCATCGATTAATAGATAGAATGTGGCTGAAGGTTCCCGTCATAGGAACGCTTATACAAAACCATGAGCTTGGACGTTTCTCTTATATCCTCTCACTGATGTTGGAATCAGGGGTTTCCTATGCCCATGCGGTAAAGCTCTCTACTGCGACATTCGGCAATATCGTGCTCAAAGAACTTTTTGAAGCAGCTTCAGTCAAGGTGATGGAAGGTAACAAACTTTCCAATGCTTTACACATCACTAAGGGATTTAAGCCCAAACGTAACTTCATGCAGTCACTTGCCCTTGGGGAAGAGTCCAGTGAAGTGGCTCATATTTTAAATAATATCTCGAAACTTTATACTGAAGAGAATGAAGACAGACTCAAACTGCTGCTTAGCCTGCTTGAACCGGCAATGATGCTCTTTATCGGACTCATTGTCGGTGTTATCGTGGCTGCAATGCTCTTACCGATCTTCAGCATGAGCCTTGCAGGAGCATAA